From the genome of Marixanthomonas ophiurae, one region includes:
- a CDS encoding BlaI/MecI/CopY family transcriptional regulator: MSLSNSEEILMQLLWKQKKAFMKDLIEAYPEPKPAPTTVATLLKRMQDKNFVDYKQLGRSREYFPLVKKKDYFSKQMNGMIKDFFNDSASQFASFFTQETDLSKEELEDLKKLIDQQLKEK, translated from the coding sequence ATGTCATTATCTAATTCCGAAGAAATATTAATGCAATTGCTCTGGAAACAGAAGAAAGCGTTTATGAAAGATTTAATTGAAGCTTATCCAGAGCCAAAACCTGCCCCAACTACTGTGGCTACGCTGTTAAAACGCATGCAGGATAAAAACTTTGTGGATTATAAACAACTGGGGCGTTCTCGAGAATACTTTCCGTTGGTAAAAAAGAAAGACTATTTCTCTAAGCAAATGAATGGCATGATCAAAGATTTTTTTAACGACAGCGCTTCGCAATTTGCTTCGTTTTTTACGCAAGAAACTGATTTGAGTAAAGAAGAATTGGAAGACTTAAAAAAACTGATTGACCAACAACTTAAAGAAAAATAA
- a CDS encoding PhnA domain-containing protein, which yields MSLERDLSKRAENKCELCTSEENLSVFSVPDSPKEGLEASILICSTCKEQIEDETKRDPNHWRCLNDSMWNTTPAVQVMAWRMLQRLKSEGWPQDLLDMMYMEDETREWAKASGDGVDKGDAIVHRDSNGNILEAGDSVVLIKDLKVKGSSMVAKQGTAVRRISLDHENSTYIEGKVDGQQIVIITDFVKKM from the coding sequence ATGAGCCTGGAACGCGATTTAAGCAAACGAGCTGAAAACAAATGTGAATTATGTACTTCTGAAGAAAACTTATCGGTTTTTTCAGTTCCAGATTCCCCAAAAGAAGGGTTGGAAGCTAGTATTTTAATCTGTTCAACCTGTAAAGAACAAATTGAAGACGAAACCAAACGCGACCCTAACCATTGGCGTTGTTTAAATGATAGCATGTGGAACACTACCCCAGCTGTTCAAGTAATGGCATGGCGTATGTTACAACGGTTGAAAAGCGAAGGGTGGCCTCAAGATTTGCTGGATATGATGTATATGGAAGATGAAACCCGCGAATGGGCAAAAGCTTCGGGTGATGGCGTTGACAAAGGCGATGCAATTGTTCATCGTGATAGTAATGGAAATATTTTAGAAGCTGGTGACTCAGTCGTTTTAATTAAAGATTTAAAAGTAAAAGGAAGCAGTATGGTTGCTAAACAAGGTACTGCGGTTCGCCGAATTTCACTAGACCACGAAAACTCAACCTACATTGAAGGAAAAGTAGACGGACAACAAATTGTAATCATCACCGATTTTGTAAAGAAAATGTAA
- a CDS encoding DNA topoisomerase IB has product MVIKQPDVIKVLEDPTQAAELANLVYITEKKLTIQRHRHGRGFYYTKNGKKIKSKSAIKRFKSLVIPPAWTDVYITPLKNGHLQVVGRDEKKRKQYRYHPHWSQIRNKTKFFKMAEFGKTLPKIRKQIEEDLKRPKMDKRKCLAVVLHLMEETHIRIGNSYYAKKNKSYGLSTMRTKHLEVLENELLFEFVGKKGKEHRIPIKDKRLQKLVLQCEEIPGWELFQYYDEDGDHHSIDSGMVNNYIQEITGDIFSAKDFRTWAASKIVFETLHHLGIEENEKQNKKNILTAYDAAAEGLGNTRTVCREYYVHPVLIEKYEDGSIRSYFEKVDTIKNNKDLLSTSETVLLDLLNEYEVTIN; this is encoded by the coding sequence ATGGTAATAAAACAACCCGATGTAATTAAAGTATTGGAAGATCCTACTCAAGCTGCGGAGCTTGCAAACTTAGTATATATTACCGAAAAAAAACTCACCATACAAAGACACCGTCACGGACGCGGGTTTTATTATACCAAAAACGGCAAAAAGATAAAAAGTAAATCGGCCATTAAACGGTTTAAAAGTTTGGTCATTCCTCCTGCTTGGACCGATGTTTATATTACCCCACTTAAAAATGGTCATTTACAAGTTGTAGGACGAGATGAAAAGAAAAGAAAGCAGTATCGGTATCATCCACATTGGTCACAAATACGCAATAAGACGAAGTTCTTTAAAATGGCGGAATTTGGAAAAACACTGCCGAAGATAAGAAAGCAAATTGAAGAGGATTTGAAACGTCCTAAAATGGACAAGCGGAAATGTTTAGCAGTCGTACTTCATCTAATGGAAGAAACCCACATTAGAATAGGAAATTCCTACTATGCAAAGAAAAATAAATCGTACGGGCTCTCCACCATGAGAACGAAACATTTAGAAGTTTTGGAAAATGAACTATTGTTTGAGTTTGTAGGTAAAAAAGGGAAAGAACACCGTATCCCCATAAAAGACAAACGTCTTCAAAAGTTGGTTTTGCAATGTGAAGAAATACCCGGTTGGGAGTTATTTCAGTATTACGATGAAGATGGAGATCACCATAGTATTGACAGCGGAATGGTAAATAATTATATACAAGAAATTACAGGGGATATTTTTTCAGCAAAAGACTTTCGTACTTGGGCCGCCAGTAAAATTGTTTTCGAAACACTACATCATTTAGGTATTGAAGAAAACGAAAAACAAAATAAAAAAAATATTCTTACCGCTTATGATGCCGCTGCAGAAGGACTGGGAAACACCCGTACCGTTTGCAGAGAATATTATGTACATCCTGTTTTAATTGAAAAGTATGAAGATGGTTCTATTCGGTCCTATTTTGAAAAAGTAGATACCATTAAAAACAACAAAGATTTGCTTTCAACTTCTGAAACGGTGCTTTTAGACTTATTGAATGAATATGAAGTAACTATAAATTAA
- a CDS encoding dipeptidase, whose product MKSAKPYIEEHKQRFIDELIELLKIPSISADSAYKDDVFNTAEAVKDSLKKAGCDTVEICETPGYPIVFGEKIIDKNLPTVLVYGHYDVQPPDPMDLWNSPPFDPVIQKTDIHPDGAIFARGACDDKGQMYMHVKALEYMTETNQLPCNVKFMIEGEEEVGSASLEWFITRNREKLANDVILISDTGMIAPDTPSITTGLRGLSYVEVEVTGPNRDLHSGLYGGAVANPINILAKMIASLQDENNHITIPGFYDDVEILSEEERAKMAEAPFNKEAYKKAIGIGDVYGEAGYTTNERNSIRPTLDVNGIWGGYTGEGAKTVIASKAYAKISMRLVPNQDWKKISQLFKDHFESIAPKAVTVEVKPHHGGQAYVTPIDNTGYQAASKAYEETFGKTPIPQRSGGSIPIVALFENELKSKTILMGFGLDTDAIHSPNEHFGIWNYLKGIETIPQFYHYFTEMSK is encoded by the coding sequence ATGAAAAGTGCAAAACCTTATATTGAAGAACACAAACAACGTTTCATAGACGAATTAATCGAGCTGCTAAAAATACCAAGTATTAGTGCAGACTCAGCTTATAAAGACGATGTGTTTAATACCGCGGAAGCAGTAAAAGATAGCCTAAAAAAAGCAGGATGTGATACCGTTGAAATTTGTGAAACACCAGGGTATCCTATTGTTTTTGGTGAAAAAATAATCGATAAAAATCTTCCAACTGTTTTAGTGTACGGTCATTACGATGTGCAACCGCCAGACCCGATGGATTTATGGAACAGCCCGCCGTTTGATCCGGTAATCCAGAAAACTGACATTCATCCTGATGGTGCTATTTTTGCCCGCGGTGCTTGTGATGATAAAGGACAAATGTACATGCACGTAAAGGCGTTGGAATATATGACCGAAACCAATCAACTGCCTTGCAATGTAAAATTTATGATTGAAGGCGAAGAAGAAGTGGGTAGTGCTAGCTTGGAGTGGTTTATTACTCGAAATAGAGAAAAATTAGCCAACGATGTTATCTTAATTAGCGATACCGGAATGATTGCGCCCGATACGCCATCGATTACAACAGGACTGCGGGGACTTAGTTATGTTGAGGTTGAAGTTACTGGTCCCAATCGCGATTTGCATAGTGGCTTGTACGGTGGGGCAGTAGCAAACCCAATTAATATTTTAGCGAAAATGATTGCGTCGCTTCAGGATGAAAACAATCATATTACCATTCCTGGTTTTTATGATGATGTGGAGATTCTTTCAGAAGAAGAACGTGCTAAAATGGCCGAAGCTCCTTTTAATAAAGAAGCCTATAAAAAAGCAATAGGGATTGGCGATGTATATGGTGAAGCCGGTTATACAACAAACGAAAGAAACTCTATACGGCCTACACTAGATGTAAATGGTATTTGGGGTGGGTACACTGGCGAAGGCGCCAAAACGGTAATCGCCAGTAAAGCGTACGCTAAAATAAGTATGCGATTGGTACCCAACCAAGATTGGAAGAAAATAAGCCAATTGTTTAAAGATCATTTTGAAAGTATTGCACCAAAAGCTGTTACGGTAGAAGTGAAGCCACATCACGGAGGGCAAGCGTATGTAACGCCAATCGATAATACGGGGTATCAAGCTGCAAGTAAAGCCTATGAAGAAACCTTTGGTAAAACACCAATTCCTCAACGTAGTGGCGGAAGTATCCCTATTGTTGCGTTGTTTGAAAACGAATTAAAAAGTAAAACCATTTTAATGGGCTTTGGGTTGGATACCGATGCGATCCATTCACCGAATGAACATTTTGGGATATGGAATTACTTAAAAGGAATTGAAACTATTCCGCAGTTCTATCATTACTTTACAGAGATGAGTAAATAA
- a CDS encoding tetratricopeptide repeat-containing sensor histidine kinase codes for MKINRNSFLLFFFNLFGFLFIISGSLFAQKAIDSTHYYYKVIVQSENPTEITSALTFYEQNYKQKIKKGDSIGAAYALEMLALGKYNFGSYNESEQKTILALQLVDTNTDSISINTKKRLYNRLGILYSKINAFQKGLDLYKKAAEYSYTAKDSFSIINNVANILRKQENYTQAVDTLQYANIIASKLNDPNKKAYALDNLGFAQSKLNHPKAFQNLQAALRLRQNIKDSIGLFSSYRHLSLYSNENNKKEQAKIYADKALLVSQAINDIHFKKEALKLITALDNNPNIKRYQFLTDSLHSAEQEKQNKYAAMRYDVEKERRLTQQVELEREKEKQLKLIYLGVGAIILLTSIFIYFILRSRHKKEKIRQLYNTETRISKKVHDEVANDVYHVMTKLQTFKSIQEDVLDDLEEIYIKTRDISKQNSGIDLTENFDETLDDLLLSYKNEETTIITKNSASVDWVPVSDIKKTTIYRVLQELMTNMKKHSNATVVVIAFQQKNKKITIDYNDNGDGCSLKKGNGLQNTENRIKTIGGTITFDSQVNNGFKSTIIL; via the coding sequence ATGAAAATCAACAGAAATTCATTCCTCCTTTTTTTCTTTAATCTATTTGGTTTCTTATTTATTATTTCTGGTTCGCTCTTTGCTCAAAAGGCAATTGATAGTACACATTATTATTATAAGGTAATTGTACAATCTGAAAACCCCACAGAGATTACTTCAGCACTTACTTTTTACGAACAAAATTACAAGCAAAAAATAAAAAAAGGCGACAGTATTGGGGCTGCATACGCATTGGAAATGCTAGCACTGGGAAAATACAATTTTGGAAGCTATAACGAAAGTGAACAAAAGACAATTTTGGCATTACAGCTTGTTGACACTAACACCGACTCTATTTCTATTAACACAAAAAAAAGGTTGTATAATCGATTAGGCATTTTATACAGTAAAATAAACGCATTCCAGAAAGGGTTAGACCTTTATAAAAAAGCTGCTGAGTATAGCTATACAGCAAAAGATTCGTTTTCCATTATCAACAATGTGGCCAATATTCTAAGAAAACAAGAAAACTATACACAAGCGGTTGACACATTGCAATATGCCAATATAATAGCATCGAAATTAAATGACCCAAATAAAAAAGCTTATGCATTGGATAATTTGGGCTTCGCTCAATCAAAATTAAACCACCCAAAAGCATTTCAAAACTTACAAGCTGCTCTTCGCTTACGACAGAACATCAAAGATTCCATTGGTCTTTTTTCCAGTTACAGACACTTATCACTTTACAGTAATGAAAACAATAAAAAAGAGCAAGCCAAAATATATGCAGATAAAGCACTCTTAGTTTCCCAAGCAATTAATGATATCCATTTTAAAAAAGAAGCCCTAAAGCTTATTACTGCATTAGATAACAACCCGAACATAAAAAGGTATCAATTTTTAACCGATAGTTTGCACAGTGCTGAACAAGAAAAACAAAACAAGTATGCGGCTATGCGTTACGATGTTGAAAAAGAACGACGCTTGACTCAACAAGTTGAACTAGAACGGGAAAAGGAAAAGCAACTAAAGCTTATCTACCTTGGTGTAGGAGCTATCATCCTATTGACATCCATCTTTATATATTTTATACTTCGTTCCCGTCACAAAAAAGAAAAAATACGGCAACTTTATAATACCGAAACCCGCATTTCAAAAAAAGTACACGACGAAGTTGCCAATGATGTGTATCATGTAATGACGAAGCTTCAGACTTTTAAATCTATTCAAGAAGATGTACTGGACGATTTAGAAGAAATTTATATTAAAACACGTGATATTTCAAAACAAAACAGCGGTATTGATCTAACTGAAAATTTTGATGAAACTCTAGACGATTTACTGCTAAGCTATAAAAATGAGGAGACAACAATTATTACAAAAAATAGTGCTTCAGTTGATTGGGTTCCCGTTTCTGATATTAAAAAAACAACCATTTACAGAGTACTCCAAGAATTGATGACCAATATGAAAAAACACAGTAACGCTACGGTAGTTGTTATTGCTTTTCAGCAAAAAAACAAAAAAATAACGATTGATTATAATGATAATGGCGATGGGTGTAGCTTAAAAAAAGGAAATGGTCTTCAGAATACGGAAAACCGTATAAAAACAATTGGAGGAACGATTACTTTTGATTCTCAAGTTAATAATGGGTTTAAATCTACCATTATATTGTAA
- a CDS encoding response regulator, with the protein MFKKVLISDDLGSINKGVVSVLNNLSIQNVQQVQYCDDAYLKIKAAIQEGTPYDLLITDLSFKTDHREQKYISGEALIKELSHEGIDIKVIVYSIEDRLQKVRTLVKDFKVDAYVCKGRKGLVELAEAINTVVTDKVYLSPQVHEALTKKTNLDIDDYDIELVNQLANGLSQDEISNYFKNNSIYPNSLSTIEKRLNKLRIQFKANNAIQLVAIMKDLGLI; encoded by the coding sequence ATGTTTAAAAAAGTACTAATTTCTGATGATCTAGGCAGTATTAACAAAGGAGTTGTTTCTGTTTTAAATAACCTTTCTATTCAAAATGTACAGCAAGTACAGTACTGTGACGATGCATATTTAAAAATTAAAGCCGCCATACAAGAAGGAACTCCGTATGACCTATTAATTACAGACCTTTCGTTTAAAACCGACCACAGAGAACAAAAATACATTTCGGGTGAAGCCTTGATTAAGGAATTAAGCCATGAAGGTATTGACATTAAAGTCATTGTCTATTCTATTGAAGATCGGCTTCAAAAAGTGAGAACACTTGTGAAAGACTTTAAAGTAGACGCATATGTATGTAAAGGTAGAAAAGGCCTTGTTGAATTAGCTGAAGCTATTAATACTGTAGTAACTGATAAAGTATATCTTTCACCCCAAGTACATGAAGCTCTCACAAAAAAAACTAATTTAGATATTGATGATTACGATATAGAGCTTGTAAATCAATTAGCCAACGGTTTGTCACAAGATGAAATTAGTAACTATTTTAAGAATAATTCTATATATCCCAATAGTTTAAGCACCATTGAAAAACGCCTTAATAAATTACGAATTCAGTTTAAGGCCAATAATGCTATTCAGCTTGTAGCCATCATGAAAGATTTAGGTCTTATTTAA
- a CDS encoding endonuclease/exonuclease/phosphatase family protein, giving the protein MVLYVVILIFIVSPFFPATENPHWFFRTPDFIRLQSVTIQMVLLALFLIFENYFTLFSWILLAALVGSIIYQVVKVFPYSSLYPRNKPDFPSDGCVSILAGNVLQDNTQYNLLKTEIKQYNPDLVLTMESDIKWEEGLSEIEKVYPYTVKIPLDNYYGMHLYSKTDLINVEVNYHVEEGVPSIFFEYPLSENQTIFFACLHPAPPSPTENETSKERDAELMIVGKIIRKLNKPVVICGDMNDVVWSRTTRLFKKMTAMIDPRIGRGFFPTYHAKYRLMRFPLDHLFHTKDLFVKTMVRTKNFGSDHFAMYYEIHHKKRRKTETKGKLNGDEEKEVEEKIEEGK; this is encoded by the coding sequence ATGGTTTTATATGTTGTAATCCTGATATTTATAGTAAGTCCCTTTTTTCCAGCTACTGAAAATCCACATTGGTTTTTTAGAACTCCAGACTTTATCCGTTTGCAATCCGTGACAATACAGATGGTGCTTCTTGCCTTGTTTTTAATTTTTGAAAATTATTTTACTCTTTTTAGTTGGATTTTGCTTGCTGCACTCGTTGGATCCATTATTTATCAAGTAGTGAAAGTATTCCCGTATAGTTCTTTATATCCAAGAAATAAGCCTGATTTTCCCAGTGACGGCTGTGTTTCTATACTTGCAGGCAATGTATTGCAAGATAATACTCAATATAATTTACTTAAAACCGAAATAAAACAATACAACCCAGACTTGGTGCTTACTATGGAAAGTGATATAAAATGGGAAGAAGGTCTTTCAGAAATAGAAAAAGTATATCCATATACAGTTAAAATACCATTGGACAATTATTATGGAATGCATCTATATTCCAAAACTGATTTGATAAATGTTGAAGTAAACTACCATGTGGAAGAAGGGGTGCCCTCTATTTTTTTTGAATACCCGCTTTCTGAAAACCAAACTATTTTCTTTGCTTGTTTACATCCAGCACCACCAAGCCCTACTGAGAATGAAACGTCAAAAGAGCGGGATGCTGAGTTGATGATTGTGGGCAAAATAATACGTAAACTTAATAAACCAGTAGTAATTTGTGGTGATATGAATGATGTGGTTTGGAGCCGAACTACTCGGTTATTTAAAAAAATGACAGCTATGATCGATCCGCGTATTGGGCGTGGTTTTTTTCCAACCTATCATGCTAAATATCGGTTAATGCGGTTTCCATTGGATCATTTGTTTCATACCAAAGATCTGTTTGTAAAAACGATGGTGCGAACCAAGAACTTCGGAAGTGACCATTTTGCCATGTATTATGAAATACATCATAAAAAAAGAAGAAAAACCGAAACAAAAGGAAAACTAAACGGAGATGAAGAAAAAGAAGTAGAAGAAAAGATTGAAGAGGGAAAGTAG
- a CDS encoding T9SS type A sorting domain-containing protein, with protein sequence MKNITLSILLTFFAVGFMLAQETYTTPNDGGTYTLDDIAALSATTVTVSGTDYTLLENLIIAENDTFLIDQDLTLSIDIDLLITVFGAFNITADATTITAIDTANPYEGFRFEEFSSIDLQNTTIEYGGGLRVLTEDFSIDNCTLTNNVEGGATTGGVISLFRGTPQITNNTITFNALPAVSSGANSGVSPNISNNYLEGNNQSNSNRPQINLGITNPGDTLRIIQNTIIGDRSLDMVGGIAVANFFGGSGNILARIDDNTIVDNRYGMNIVGSNSFAFVTNNIIEDNDTQGLPNSGGSGISLNSASAGMEVIASGNEFRRNLWGITVIDQASINLGDGEDNTGENVFSENGNGGVTYAIYNNTANTLQAKNNCWIEGQESEEQEVEDVIFHVVDDSTLGEVIFDPFLCGVLNVNENTFANFNFYPNPASSQIQFNNQYSFKTLNIYNVTGKLVSKTSLTEGENTVKTNLPSGVYFARFSNNSESTTEKLVIK encoded by the coding sequence ATGAAAAACATTACACTTTCAATTTTACTGACTTTTTTTGCAGTTGGCTTTATGCTGGCGCAAGAGACTTACACAACGCCTAATGACGGCGGAACCTATACACTAGACGATATTGCCGCCCTAAGCGCCACTACGGTTACCGTTTCTGGAACCGATTATACGCTTTTAGAAAACCTCATAATTGCTGAAAATGATACTTTTTTAATTGACCAAGATTTAACGCTTTCCATAGATATCGATTTATTAATCACTGTATTTGGCGCTTTCAATATCACAGCAGATGCAACAACAATTACTGCAATTGATACTGCCAATCCATATGAAGGCTTCCGCTTTGAAGAATTTTCAAGTATTGACCTTCAAAACACAACTATAGAGTATGGAGGCGGTCTTAGAGTGTTGACTGAAGATTTCAGCATAGATAATTGCACCTTGACCAATAACGTAGAAGGTGGAGCCACTACTGGCGGTGTTATTTCGTTGTTTAGAGGAACTCCTCAAATTACCAATAACACGATTACCTTCAATGCACTTCCAGCCGTAAGCTCGGGTGCAAATAGTGGCGTTTCACCAAATATTTCAAATAATTATTTGGAAGGCAACAACCAGTCCAACTCTAACCGACCACAGATTAATTTAGGTATTACAAATCCTGGTGATACTTTGAGAATTATCCAAAATACAATAATTGGTGATAGAAGCCTCGATATGGTAGGTGGAATCGCTGTTGCCAATTTTTTTGGTGGAAGCGGAAACATCTTAGCCCGAATTGATGACAATACTATTGTTGATAACCGTTACGGAATGAACATTGTAGGTAGTAACTCCTTTGCATTCGTGACAAACAATATTATTGAAGACAACGATACTCAAGGCCTACCAAATTCCGGAGGAAGTGGTATTTCCCTTAACAGTGCATCTGCCGGAATGGAGGTTATTGCTTCTGGTAACGAATTTAGACGAAACCTTTGGGGTATAACTGTAATTGACCAAGCTTCCATTAACTTAGGCGACGGAGAAGATAACACAGGTGAAAACGTTTTTTCTGAAAATGGAAATGGCGGCGTAACGTATGCAATATACAATAACACTGCAAATACTTTACAAGCTAAAAATAACTGTTGGATTGAAGGACAAGAAAGCGAAGAGCAAGAAGTAGAAGATGTGATTTTTCATGTGGTAGACGATTCTACTTTAGGTGAAGTAATTTTTGATCCCTTTTTATGTGGTGTATTAAACGTAAATGAAAACACCTTTGCAAACTTCAACTTTTACCCAAATCCAGCAAGTAGCCAAATTCAGTTCAACAACCAATATTCTTTTAAAACATTAAACATTTATAATGTTACTGGAAAATTAGTTTCTAAAACATCGCTTACCGAAGGAGAAAACACAGTAAAAACTAACTTACCTTCTGGGGTTTATTTTGCTCGTTTTAGTAATAATAGCGAATCAACTACTGAAAAACTAGTGATTAAATAA
- a CDS encoding pyridoxal phosphate-dependent decarboxylase family protein, with translation MDKNAKLELNKAEMKKYGYEVVEAIVDHFDTQKEKHPVALASREEMDTMFLEKAPENPEDAHKVLDFVLKNVMTKSNIVSHPKSFSFVPGPSNYISAMADTLATGFNVFSGGWAASPAAAELEIVTLNWLLKIFGFPEKKGGGIFTSGGSMANLTAIVTARRIKCGDDFSKAVIYLSDQAHSSNIKAIRILGFKKEQIRIIPTDIEFKLSMNKLRNAIAKDRLEGLQPFCMVATAGTTNTGTVDPLSELSKICKKENIWFHIDGAYGGAAILAKNGKKLLKGIEKADSLTVDPHKWFFQPYEMGCLLVRNSKWLKNTFTETPEYLRDVEGNESEINFYDHGVQLTRRFRALKFYMSIKTFGLKAFRNAITYNIQLAKKVEGLLRKSANWEIISPATLAVINFRYNPIGNKLTEDELDELNQYISEKVVGSREALLVTTVLNGQTVLRMCLINPRTTLEDVTETILLCNEFAKEKYST, from the coding sequence CTGGATAAAAACGCAAAATTAGAGTTGAATAAAGCCGAAATGAAAAAATATGGCTACGAAGTTGTAGAAGCCATTGTAGATCATTTTGATACACAGAAAGAGAAACATCCTGTAGCATTGGCTTCTCGTGAAGAAATGGATACAATGTTTCTTGAAAAAGCTCCTGAAAATCCTGAAGACGCTCATAAAGTACTCGATTTTGTATTGAAAAATGTGATGACCAAAAGCAACATCGTTTCGCACCCAAAATCATTTTCCTTTGTTCCGGGCCCTAGTAATTATATCAGTGCGATGGCCGATACGTTGGCTACAGGTTTTAACGTGTTTTCCGGCGGATGGGCTGCTTCTCCTGCCGCAGCGGAACTTGAAATTGTAACATTAAACTGGTTATTAAAAATATTTGGTTTCCCTGAAAAAAAAGGCGGTGGGATTTTCACTAGTGGTGGCTCGATGGCCAACTTAACGGCAATTGTAACTGCAAGAAGAATTAAATGTGGGGATGATTTCAGTAAAGCTGTGATTTACTTATCAGATCAAGCACATTCTTCCAATATTAAAGCCATTCGGATTTTAGGGTTTAAAAAGGAACAAATTCGTATTATCCCGACCGATATTGAGTTTAAGTTATCGATGAACAAGCTCCGAAATGCTATTGCCAAAGATCGCTTAGAAGGATTACAACCTTTCTGTATGGTCGCTACGGCCGGAACTACAAACACAGGAACGGTAGATCCACTTTCCGAACTTTCAAAAATCTGTAAAAAAGAAAATATTTGGTTTCATATTGATGGTGCCTATGGCGGAGCGGCTATCCTTGCCAAAAACGGTAAAAAATTATTGAAAGGTATTGAAAAAGCAGATTCACTTACCGTAGATCCACACAAATGGTTTTTCCAACCCTACGAAATGGGCTGTTTGTTGGTTAGAAATAGCAAATGGCTTAAAAATACTTTTACCGAAACGCCAGAATATTTACGCGATGTAGAAGGTAACGAAAGTGAAATCAACTTTTACGATCACGGCGTACAACTAACGCGGCGTTTTAGGGCGTTGAAGTTCTATATGTCTATTAAAACTTTTGGTCTAAAAGCATTTAGAAATGCCATTACCTACAATATTCAATTAGCAAAAAAAGTAGAAGGTTTACTTCGGAAAAGTGCCAATTGGGAAATTATTTCGCCCGCAACCTTGGCGGTTATCAACTTTCGCTACAACCCCATTGGCAACAAACTCACTGAAGATGAACTCGATGAATTAAACCAATATATTTCAGAAAAAGTAGTGGGTTCCCGCGAAGCATTATTGGTCACTACGGTTTTAAATGGTCAAACGGTTTTAAGAATGTGCCTGATTAATCCTCGAACCACGCTGGAAGATGTAACGGAAACTATTCTGCTGTGTAACGAGTTTGCTAAAGAAAAATATTCCACTTGA
- a CDS encoding T9SS type A sorting domain-containing protein, translating into MKTSINLKLLLGFIFIFNLQTVITNKQSSTLYAQDPDLFEHTWYFITGELEGEMFFQPPEEHNIEVNFSNDEIFLCYPSCDECYSNYVKITADSFTVSELESWIVLIGDCIPPQNDFIGVHNSVYFYNHENSKNPFTYTIEPVDDYQQLTITNVEGDWAVYNSVLLSTPNFNDTRFSIYPNPVKETLKISNDLNQTVTATIYDVSGKRLQSHALENSLSSIDVKALSAGLYFVFFENKAGERASKKFIKK; encoded by the coding sequence ATGAAAACAAGTATAAATCTAAAATTGTTACTGGGTTTTATTTTTATATTCAACCTACAAACTGTTATTACAAATAAGCAATCAAGCACGCTTTACGCTCAAGACCCCGACCTTTTTGAACATACTTGGTATTTTATAACTGGTGAATTAGAAGGAGAAATGTTTTTTCAACCTCCAGAAGAACACAACATAGAAGTAAATTTTAGTAATGATGAGATATTTTTATGCTACCCCAGTTGTGATGAATGTTACAGTAATTATGTAAAAATAACAGCAGATAGTTTTACAGTGTCTGAGCTTGAATCTTGGATAGTGCTAATAGGTGATTGTATTCCGCCACAAAATGATTTTATAGGTGTACATAATTCAGTTTATTTTTATAATCATGAAAATTCAAAAAACCCTTTTACCTACACCATAGAACCCGTTGATGATTACCAACAGCTCACTATAACAAACGTCGAGGGTGACTGGGCAGTATATAACAGTGTGTTGTTGTCCACTCCAAATTTTAATGATACACGTTTTAGTATCTACCCCAATCCCGTAAAAGAAACCCTAAAAATAAGCAATGATTTAAACCAAACGGTAACAGCAACAATCTATGATGTGAGCGGTAAAAGATTACAAAGCCATGCTCTTGAAAACAGCTTGTCAAGTATAGATGTAAAAGCGTTAAGCGCAGGTTTGTACTTTGTATTTTTTGAAAATAAGGCCGGAGAGCGAGCAAGCAAAAAGTTTATTAAAAAATAA